In the genome of Nitrospira japonica, one region contains:
- the coaD gene encoding pantetheine-phosphate adenylyltransferase has product MKIAICPGTFDPITHGHADIITRSLRVFDKVVVAVAPNPTKHPLFDMAERVEMVKLVMKDLGQVEVVTFDGLLVDYVQKSGAHAIIRGLRAISDFEHEFQMALVNRKLAKQVETVFLMPSEEYSYLSSTIIKDIAMHGGSLTAFLHPEVARRLQTRIRSLKP; this is encoded by the coding sequence ATGAAGATCGCCATCTGCCCCGGCACCTTCGACCCGATTACCCACGGGCATGCGGACATCATTACGCGCAGCCTGCGCGTGTTCGACAAGGTGGTGGTGGCCGTCGCCCCGAACCCCACCAAGCATCCGCTGTTCGACATGGCGGAGCGCGTCGAGATGGTGAAGCTGGTCATGAAGGACCTCGGACAGGTCGAGGTCGTGACCTTTGACGGGTTGCTGGTGGATTACGTTCAGAAGTCCGGGGCGCATGCGATCATTCGAGGCTTGCGCGCAATTTCGGATTTCGAGCACGAATTTCAAATGGCGCTGGTCAATCGCAAGCTGGCGAAGCAGGTCGAGACGGTGTTCCTCATGCCGAGCGAAGAATATTCCTATCTCTCATCGACGATCATCAAGGACATCGCGATGCACGGCGGGTCGCTGACCGCGTTTCTTCACCCGGAGGTGGCGCGGCGCCTCCAGACACGCATACGGAGTCTCAAACCATGA
- the rsmD gene encoding 16S rRNA (guanine(966)-N(2))-methyltransferase RsmD — translation MCGPQGTTLRPTSDKVREALFSILGARVSGRRFLDLYAGTGAVGIEAISRGATAVTFVECDSRALQVLRKNLAACGFEDHAQVRVGRTENFLARPDWWDGPYGVVFADPPYADTQAIETVRIVWATELLAEDGVMVIEQDARAVLPPSVAGAALIRRYLYGDTALFLYGAAPRPGGSA, via the coding sequence TTGTGTGGGCCACAAGGGACGACGCTGCGTCCTACGTCAGATAAGGTGCGCGAGGCGCTCTTTTCCATTCTTGGTGCTCGAGTGTCGGGCAGACGATTTTTGGATTTGTACGCCGGGACCGGGGCGGTCGGAATCGAAGCGATCAGCCGCGGGGCGACGGCGGTCACGTTTGTGGAATGCGATTCTCGCGCACTGCAGGTGCTGCGAAAGAATTTGGCGGCCTGCGGGTTTGAAGACCACGCGCAGGTGAGGGTCGGTCGCACGGAGAATTTCCTGGCGCGGCCCGATTGGTGGGACGGGCCGTACGGCGTCGTGTTTGCCGATCCGCCGTACGCCGATACGCAGGCGATCGAAACTGTGCGGATCGTGTGGGCAACGGAGCTTCTCGCGGAGGACGGAGTGATGGTCATTGAGCAGGACGCCAGGGCCGTGTTGCCGCCGTCGGTGGCGGGCGCGGCGCTGATCCGACGATATCTGTACGGCGATACCGCCCTCTTTCTCTATGGCGCGGCCCCCCGGCCAGGGGGTTCGGCATGA
- the radC gene encoding RadC family protein, translating into MGISHWPEAERPRERLLARGAAALTDAQLLAILLRVGRQRSTAVDVGMDILHHVGGLSGLAQCGLEELCAVPGVGEAKAAQLKAALELGRRAMAMPLSKGTRISSSRDLFNHFHSSLRDLRHEIFKVVLLDAKHGIVRETTVSEGSLTLSIVHPREVFSLAVKESAAAVIFLHNHPSGDPTPSREDRLLTARLVAAGEILGIRVLDHLVIGDGHYVSFADQGWLHRSDKTDLTPEEAIEL; encoded by the coding sequence ATGGGTATCTCGCACTGGCCGGAGGCTGAACGGCCCCGGGAACGACTCTTGGCTCGCGGCGCCGCCGCCCTGACGGATGCGCAACTGCTGGCGATCCTGCTGCGGGTTGGTCGCCAACGGTCCACGGCAGTCGACGTCGGGATGGACATCCTGCACCACGTGGGCGGACTCAGCGGGTTGGCCCAATGTGGACTTGAGGAACTGTGCGCCGTCCCCGGCGTCGGCGAGGCCAAGGCCGCGCAACTCAAGGCCGCGCTGGAACTGGGACGACGAGCGATGGCGATGCCCTTGTCGAAAGGCACGAGAATTTCTTCCAGCCGGGATCTGTTCAATCACTTTCATTCCAGCCTCCGGGATCTCCGCCACGAAATCTTTAAGGTGGTCCTGTTAGACGCCAAACATGGCATCGTGAGGGAGACCACGGTGTCGGAGGGCAGCCTGACTCTCAGTATTGTTCATCCCCGAGAAGTGTTTTCACTGGCGGTGAAGGAGTCCGCGGCGGCGGTCATCTTTCTCCATAACCATCCAAGCGGCGATCCCACACCCAGCCGGGAAGACCGATTGCTCACCGCCAGGCTGGTCGCGGCAGGGGAGATTCTCGGCATTCGCGTACTTGACCATCTCGTCATCGGTGACGGACACTATGTCAGTTTTGCCGATCAAGGATGGCTGCATCGATCCGACAAGACTGACCTGACCCCAGAGGAGGCAATCGAACTGTAA
- the fusA gene encoding elongation factor G yields MNELRTASLRNVAVIGSRGAGKTSLAEALLFSAGAVSKLGTIAQGSTVSDFEPEEQRHRSSVSTALLRFAWNQTTITLLDTPGSLSLLGEPLTALEAADAVIVVLNPDTGIRSELIRLWARARERRLPCLLFVNEPETQSKPLDELLAACRRELDISPVPMTLPCYRDTAMEGVVDLLGHTVIRSKADSPKCETGAVPDAIVPQVTESVKRLQEAVADMDDRLLERYLSAGELTADELASGIRIGVHKAELVPLYRGSALRNIGVAPLLAGIKEWLPSPEERPQAMPLSDIDHDGADGVTSKPHNPASFSGFIFKTLIDPFVGRLSYVRIVSGVLQTDSMIFNGSRQIKEKCGHLYALLGKKHTVLSSATAGEIVAIGKLKDAQTGDTLCEERTPVRLAWPALPRPVLSFAVEPKSGADIDKVSLGLHKLIEEDPTLDFSRNADTKEMVLSGMGQLHLDLALEKLHRKYGAEVVIHTPKIPYRETIRATAQAQGKYKKQTGGHGQYGDCWLEIVPVARGAGFSFENRIVGGVIPRNFVPAVEKGVVEAMHHGTLAGFPVVDIRVTVYDGSYHVVDSSEMSFKIAASMAFKKAMETAHPILLEPVMRVEIDAPADHIGAVIGDLNARRGRIQHVESRGHDESLKALVPLSELMTYTTVLNALTGGGGSYVMELARYEEVPREISLKILEEQKAARQTVAAL; encoded by the coding sequence ATGAACGAGCTGCGGACCGCATCTCTCAGGAATGTGGCTGTGATCGGGAGCCGGGGGGCAGGAAAAACATCGCTTGCGGAGGCCTTGCTCTTCTCTGCCGGAGCCGTCTCGAAACTGGGCACCATCGCGCAAGGGTCGACCGTCTCGGACTTCGAACCGGAAGAGCAGCGGCACCGCAGCTCCGTCAGTACCGCTCTCCTTCGGTTTGCCTGGAATCAGACAACCATCACGCTGCTCGACACGCCGGGTTCGCTGAGTCTCCTCGGCGAGCCTCTGACGGCGCTGGAAGCCGCGGACGCCGTCATCGTCGTGCTGAATCCCGATACCGGCATCCGCAGTGAGTTGATTCGGCTGTGGGCCCGGGCTCGGGAGCGACGTCTGCCGTGCCTGCTGTTTGTCAACGAACCCGAGACTCAATCGAAGCCCCTCGACGAGTTGCTGGCCGCGTGCCGGCGTGAACTCGACATCAGTCCCGTGCCCATGACGCTGCCCTGTTATCGCGATACGGCGATGGAAGGCGTCGTGGACCTCCTCGGTCACACGGTCATCCGATCCAAAGCCGACAGTCCCAAGTGCGAGACCGGCGCCGTGCCTGACGCGATCGTGCCGCAGGTCACCGAGAGCGTGAAGCGCCTCCAAGAAGCCGTCGCCGACATGGATGACCGATTGTTGGAGCGGTACCTTTCTGCGGGAGAACTGACGGCCGATGAACTGGCGTCCGGCATTCGAATCGGCGTGCACAAGGCGGAATTGGTCCCGCTCTATCGCGGCTCCGCGTTGAGAAACATCGGCGTCGCACCTTTGTTGGCCGGCATCAAGGAATGGCTTCCGTCCCCGGAGGAACGGCCGCAGGCGATGCCGCTCAGCGACATAGATCATGACGGAGCCGATGGTGTCACGTCCAAGCCCCATAATCCGGCGTCCTTTTCCGGGTTCATCTTCAAGACACTCATCGATCCGTTCGTCGGGCGACTGTCGTACGTGCGCATCGTCTCAGGCGTGTTACAAACCGACTCCATGATTTTTAACGGCTCGAGACAGATCAAGGAAAAATGCGGCCATCTGTATGCGCTACTCGGGAAAAAGCACACGGTTCTGTCGTCGGCCACGGCCGGAGAGATCGTCGCCATCGGGAAACTGAAAGACGCGCAGACGGGGGATACGCTGTGTGAAGAGCGTACTCCGGTTCGCCTTGCATGGCCCGCCCTTCCTCGTCCCGTTTTGTCGTTCGCCGTCGAACCGAAATCCGGCGCCGATATCGACAAGGTCAGTCTCGGTCTTCACAAGCTGATCGAAGAAGATCCGACGCTCGACTTCTCAAGAAACGCGGACACCAAGGAAATGGTCCTGAGCGGCATGGGACAGCTCCATCTCGATCTGGCATTGGAAAAATTGCATCGCAAGTATGGAGCCGAGGTTGTAATTCACACCCCGAAAATCCCGTATCGGGAGACGATCCGCGCCACGGCTCAGGCTCAGGGGAAGTACAAAAAACAGACCGGCGGACATGGCCAATACGGCGATTGCTGGTTGGAAATCGTCCCCGTCGCCAGAGGAGCCGGGTTTTCGTTCGAAAATCGAATCGTGGGAGGCGTCATTCCGAGAAACTTCGTTCCGGCCGTCGAAAAAGGAGTCGTGGAGGCGATGCATCACGGCACGCTTGCGGGATTTCCCGTCGTCGACATCCGCGTGACCGTCTACGACGGGTCGTATCACGTCGTCGATTCCTCGGAAATGTCCTTCAAGATTGCCGCCTCCATGGCCTTCAAGAAAGCGATGGAGACGGCCCATCCCATCCTTCTTGAACCGGTGATGCGGGTGGAAATCGACGCGCCGGCCGACCATATCGGAGCGGTAATCGGCGATCTCAACGCCCGGCGCGGCCGAATCCAGCACGTGGAGTCGAGAGGACACGACGAGTCGCTCAAGGCGTTGGTCCCGCTGTCCGAACTCATGACCTATACCACCGTGCTCAATGCCTTGACCGGCGGGGGAGGGAGCTATGTCATGGAATTGGCGCGCTATGAGGAAGTGCCGCGCGAGATCAGCCTGAAGATCCTGGAGGAGCAGAAAGCGGCCCGGCAGACCGTCGCAGCGTTGTGA
- a CDS encoding Do family serine endopeptidase, translating into MVYTAGTMSPVVSNRRRSVLPAVLAALVVSAVAVRCADVQAAEAGKTTGLQMLEEIQAVITDLAEATKPSVVNLFPVTPSGKGRDFLQDRTPNSPGSGSGVLVDSDGHIITNNHVIGDASEVEVRFSDKSKLIAQVVGKDPDTDLAVLKVTSDHPLPYAKFGDSSGVRVGQWVLAVGNPFGLDRTVTLGVVSGIGRENVNLSRYENFIQTDASINPGNSGGPLFNLRGEVIGINTAIINFAQGIGFAIPSNMAKQVLQQLVAQGRVVRGWLGVGIQPLTPELARKFGVTDNEGVLVNEVFEKDPAAVAGIKPGDIITRIEGTVVDTPNRLSRVVAGLQPGVMTKVEVVRDKKRMVLDVALSERRDQAVVASLPPSRTDVKLGLDLQDLTAALADKFRLRETRGVLITKVEPGSLAQSEGLREGDLIKEVNRVDVGSVGEFTAAISKVRRGETVLLRVLRESRAFYVVLKAGDP; encoded by the coding sequence GTGGTGTACACTGCCGGCACCATGTCGCCGGTCGTTTCCAACCGAAGACGTTCTGTGCTGCCGGCCGTGCTGGCGGCCCTCGTGGTGTCTGCCGTCGCGGTCCGGTGCGCGGACGTACAGGCCGCGGAGGCCGGAAAGACGACCGGTCTGCAGATGCTGGAGGAAATCCAGGCGGTCATCACCGACTTGGCCGAGGCAACCAAACCGTCGGTGGTCAATCTCTTTCCCGTGACGCCGAGCGGCAAAGGACGGGATTTTCTCCAGGATCGAACGCCGAATTCCCCCGGCTCCGGATCCGGTGTTCTGGTGGATTCCGACGGCCATATCATCACGAACAACCACGTGATCGGCGATGCGAGCGAAGTCGAAGTACGGTTTTCCGATAAGTCGAAGCTGATTGCCCAGGTCGTCGGCAAGGATCCGGACACGGACTTGGCTGTCTTGAAGGTCACCTCCGACCATCCCCTCCCCTATGCCAAGTTCGGCGATTCATCCGGCGTCCGCGTGGGGCAATGGGTCTTGGCCGTCGGTAATCCGTTCGGATTGGATCGGACCGTGACCCTCGGGGTGGTGAGCGGGATCGGCCGTGAGAACGTGAATCTGTCGCGGTACGAAAACTTTATTCAGACCGATGCCTCGATCAATCCGGGAAATTCGGGCGGGCCGCTATTCAACCTGCGTGGCGAGGTGATCGGCATCAATACCGCTATCATCAATTTTGCGCAAGGGATCGGGTTTGCGATCCCGTCCAATATGGCCAAGCAAGTGCTGCAACAGCTGGTAGCCCAAGGCCGTGTGGTGCGGGGATGGCTGGGCGTGGGCATCCAGCCGCTCACGCCGGAACTGGCCAGGAAGTTCGGCGTGACGGACAATGAAGGCGTGCTGGTCAACGAAGTATTCGAGAAGGATCCGGCGGCGGTGGCCGGGATCAAACCCGGCGACATCATCACGCGAATCGAAGGGACGGTGGTGGACACCCCTAACCGGCTTTCCCGGGTCGTGGCCGGGCTGCAGCCGGGCGTCATGACCAAAGTCGAAGTGGTGCGGGACAAGAAACGCATGGTATTGGACGTCGCGCTGAGCGAACGGCGGGATCAAGCCGTGGTCGCCTCTTTGCCGCCGTCGCGTACCGACGTCAAGCTGGGACTGGATCTTCAGGATTTGACCGCCGCATTGGCGGACAAGTTTCGGTTGCGGGAAACCCGAGGCGTGTTGATTACCAAAGTGGAGCCGGGAAGCCTGGCCCAATCCGAAGGGCTGCGCGAGGGAGACCTCATCAAAGAAGTCAATCGCGTGGACGTCGGGTCTGTCGGGGAATTCACGGCGGCCATCTCGAAGGTCCGCCGTGGCGAGACCGTCCTCTTGCGTGTGCTGCGCGAAAGCCGGGCATTTTACGTCGTCCTAAAAGCGGGCGATCCCTAA
- a CDS encoding TrkA C-terminal domain-containing protein yields MMSLEFIGRLQKELSLTGSAVYESVVAVAERVNRKVHILRLHSQAAQLLSQIERAHGELGHRIADVVSDKVSTGRGSLSIAPDELQRTLDQSLGRVRDLKQALHQVDGQIRELKMETIHEDLLTLQRDLSLHSAALERMPVVRRAPAIGKHPTDLMIPESVRFITVFRGPFLIPPSDSLVFQPDDVVVIMGTRSDLDQVAALFGTPRKVKPIYREE; encoded by the coding sequence ATGATGTCCCTGGAATTCATCGGCCGCTTGCAGAAGGAACTATCACTGACCGGCAGCGCGGTCTATGAATCGGTCGTGGCGGTAGCCGAACGCGTCAATCGAAAGGTCCACATCCTGCGCCTCCACAGCCAGGCTGCCCAGCTTCTCAGCCAGATTGAACGCGCGCATGGCGAGCTCGGGCATCGAATTGCCGACGTCGTGTCCGACAAGGTCTCTACGGGCCGCGGCAGCCTTTCGATCGCGCCGGACGAACTTCAGCGGACCCTGGATCAGTCGCTCGGGCGCGTCCGGGATCTCAAGCAGGCCTTGCATCAGGTCGACGGACAGATTCGTGAATTGAAGATGGAAACCATCCACGAAGATCTGCTGACGCTGCAGCGCGACTTGAGCCTGCATTCGGCCGCGCTGGAACGGATGCCGGTGGTCCGGCGCGCTCCCGCCATCGGCAAACATCCCACGGATCTGATGATTCCGGAGTCGGTGCGCTTCATCACGGTGTTTCGCGGACCTTTTCTCATTCCACCGTCCGACTCCCTGGTATTCCAGCCGGATGACGTCGTCGTCATCATGGGAACCCGGTCCGACCTGGACCAGGTGGCGGCTTTGTTCGGCACGCCTCGAAAAGTCAAGCCCATCTACCGCGAGGAGTGA
- a CDS encoding NADH-quinone oxidoreductase subunit B family protein, whose protein sequence is MFRILKKSLKTGVVTGRHPDGREPVEEPTADAREKALPFRRSLTIREVDTGSCNACEMEMNALTNPVYDIERFGIHIAASPRHADALVVTGPVTVNMERPLKNAYKQTADPKLVIALGDCAINCGLFKGSYAVTGPVERHVPVDVRIPGCPPRPEAIIQVLQDLRRRQR, encoded by the coding sequence ATGTTCCGCATCCTGAAGAAGAGTCTCAAGACTGGAGTCGTGACAGGCCGTCATCCCGACGGTCGGGAGCCGGTCGAGGAGCCGACTGCGGATGCCCGTGAAAAAGCCCTGCCGTTCCGACGCTCGCTGACGATCCGGGAAGTCGACACGGGGTCGTGCAACGCCTGCGAGATGGAAATGAACGCTCTGACAAACCCTGTCTATGACATTGAGCGGTTCGGCATCCATATCGCCGCGTCGCCCCGTCACGCCGATGCCTTGGTGGTCACAGGGCCGGTGACCGTGAACATGGAACGGCCGTTGAAAAACGCATACAAACAGACAGCGGATCCGAAGCTGGTGATCGCTCTTGGCGACTGCGCCATCAACTGCGGTTTGTTCAAGGGGAGCTATGCCGTGACCGGGCCGGTCGAGCGCCACGTGCCGGTGGATGTGCGCATTCCAGGATGTCCTCCCAGACCCGAAGCGATTATTCAGGTACTCCAAGATTTGAGGAGGAGGCAACGATGA
- a CDS encoding hydrogenase large subunit produces the protein MMLGDSSIQRQLREIFPTLSPVPSSREGVIHYRVGHTELPDLARYLHGKPRGRLALLFATDGRPIADRYEIHYLFALESCRPWVMLTLEQTGRDRLFPSITPSVHAAQWYEREIRDQYGLIPGGHPDLRRLIRHEHWPKGTHPLRKDFPWNHVMGRHPGEYRFRHIEGEGVFEIPVGPIHAGIIEPGHFRFSVAGEPIMQLEVRHFWKHRGVEKLFEQQPLAAALPLAERISGDTTVGHGLAYCQAAEALIHMGVPRRARYLRSFFLELERLHNHLGDVGTICNDTAYTLAHAHCGRIKEQLMQLNDRLTGSRFLRGALCLGGVARDVGQRRLDETVGELDRIEQDFSELEAIILANASLTDRLETTGVLTERIAWDHGVIGVVGRASGLDQDVRRDRPFAAYDEVPVRVALYRYGDVRARLRVRMDEIHESMRLIREIGRLIPRGEVVAESNNLPIPGDWAVSAVEGWRGEILCFVMAGEGGQIHRCKVRDPSFVNWPAIQWAVTGNIIPDFPLINKSFNLSYAGNDL, from the coding sequence ATGATGCTCGGTGATTCTTCAATCCAACGGCAGCTCCGAGAAATCTTTCCGACGCTGTCGCCGGTTCCGTCGTCCCGGGAGGGCGTGATCCATTATCGCGTGGGTCATACGGAACTGCCGGATCTTGCGCGCTATCTACACGGTAAGCCGCGGGGCCGTTTGGCATTGCTGTTCGCCACCGACGGCAGACCGATCGCGGATCGGTATGAGATTCACTACCTGTTTGCGTTGGAATCGTGCCGCCCCTGGGTGATGCTGACGCTGGAGCAGACGGGAAGAGATCGACTCTTTCCATCGATCACACCATCGGTCCATGCGGCGCAATGGTACGAACGGGAGATTCGGGACCAGTACGGGTTGATTCCGGGCGGCCATCCGGATCTCCGCCGCTTGATTCGCCATGAGCACTGGCCGAAGGGAACGCACCCGCTCAGGAAGGATTTTCCGTGGAACCACGTCATGGGAAGGCATCCGGGCGAATATCGTTTTCGGCATATCGAAGGGGAAGGGGTGTTTGAAATTCCGGTCGGCCCGATTCATGCCGGGATCATCGAGCCGGGACATTTTCGCTTCTCCGTGGCCGGTGAACCGATCATGCAGCTCGAAGTGCGCCATTTCTGGAAGCACCGCGGTGTGGAAAAGCTGTTCGAGCAGCAACCGCTGGCGGCCGCGCTGCCGCTTGCCGAGCGGATCTCAGGCGATACCACGGTCGGACACGGCCTCGCGTACTGCCAGGCCGCCGAGGCGCTCATACACATGGGGGTGCCGCGGCGAGCCCGGTATCTGCGCTCGTTCTTTCTGGAACTGGAACGGCTGCACAACCATCTGGGGGACGTGGGGACAATCTGCAACGATACGGCTTACACCCTGGCCCATGCGCATTGCGGACGGATAAAGGAACAGCTCATGCAACTCAACGATCGGCTAACCGGTTCGCGATTCTTGCGCGGAGCCCTCTGTCTCGGAGGAGTGGCCCGCGATGTGGGGCAGAGGAGACTCGACGAGACGGTGGGCGAATTGGACCGGATTGAGCAGGATTTTTCGGAACTCGAGGCCATCATTCTTGCAAATGCCTCCCTGACCGACCGCCTCGAAACCACCGGCGTACTGACGGAACGGATCGCCTGGGACCATGGGGTCATCGGCGTGGTCGGACGGGCATCGGGACTCGATCAGGACGTGCGGCGGGACCGCCCGTTTGCGGCCTACGATGAAGTGCCGGTCAGAGTGGCGCTCTACCGATATGGCGATGTCCGTGCGCGTCTGCGGGTGCGCATGGATGAGATTCACGAATCCATGCGCCTCATCCGGGAGATCGGTCGACTGATTCCCCGAGGAGAGGTCGTCGCTGAGTCAAACAATCTTCCGATACCAGGCGACTGGGCCGTCTCAGCCGTGGAAGGTTGGCGCGGAGAAATTCTCTGCTTCGTCATGGCGGGAGAAGGAGGACAGATCCACCGCTGTAAGGTGCGCGATCCGTCCTTTGTGAACTGGCCGGCCATTCAGTGGGCGGTGACGGGAAACATCATCCCAGATTTTCCACTCATCAACAAGAGCTTCAATCTCTCGTACGCCGGGAACGATCTCTAG
- a CDS encoding proton-conducting transporter transmembrane domain-containing protein, protein MTTVAVAVLLCAPFTAGCWSLFIRTSRQLHLINLGSMGLLVAAEILIARTVLIRGAVTAFDELVYIDALSSVILFIIGTVGLACSLYMRSYLDEQVARGTIAPNRLNMFFFLFHMFLLAMVLATVANSLGVQWVAIEATTLATTFLIAFWRRRESLEAGWKYLILCSVGISLALFGVVLMYYSSLRVLGDVSLALNITQLQEIAARLDPHIVKLAFVFLFVGYGTKVGLVPMHSWLPDAYSEAPAPVAAMLAGVLETVAVYAILRSRGIVDQAVSPEFSGNLLALFGLLSFAIAALFLLLQHNYKRLLAYSSIEHMGLAMVGFGVGGPVGTFGGLFHLVNHAFAKALAFFAAGNIHRRYKTVEIGEVQGLVSVMPGSALALMVAGLALAALPPFALFASEMQIITALASSGLPGKWGGQGVGGSVLLLLLCSLVAFSGFLYRITGMVWGPAPQAVEQGESWSAGHFSLLFLGLLLVGLCWVLPAPLRQLLEAASALLAVR, encoded by the coding sequence ATGACGACCGTCGCCGTCGCCGTGCTTCTGTGTGCGCCGTTCACGGCCGGATGCTGGAGTCTGTTCATCCGGACGTCGCGGCAGCTTCACCTGATCAACCTGGGCAGCATGGGTCTGCTGGTGGCCGCGGAAATACTGATCGCCCGAACGGTTCTGATACGAGGCGCGGTGACGGCGTTCGATGAGTTGGTCTACATCGATGCGCTTTCGTCGGTCATTTTGTTCATCATCGGAACCGTCGGTCTGGCGTGCTCTCTCTATATGCGATCGTATTTGGATGAGCAGGTGGCCAGGGGAACCATCGCGCCGAACCGCCTGAACATGTTTTTCTTCCTGTTCCACATGTTCTTGCTGGCCATGGTGCTGGCGACGGTCGCCAACAGTCTCGGCGTGCAATGGGTGGCGATCGAAGCCACGACGCTGGCGACGACTTTCTTGATCGCCTTTTGGCGCCGCCGAGAATCGTTGGAGGCGGGATGGAAATATTTGATTCTCTGCTCCGTGGGGATCTCGCTGGCTCTGTTCGGCGTCGTTCTCATGTACTATTCATCTCTCCGCGTGCTCGGCGACGTCAGTTTGGCGCTCAATATCACACAATTGCAGGAGATTGCCGCTCGGCTGGATCCGCATATTGTGAAACTGGCTTTCGTCTTTCTCTTCGTCGGCTATGGCACGAAGGTCGGGTTGGTCCCGATGCACAGTTGGCTGCCCGACGCCTATTCGGAAGCTCCGGCCCCTGTCGCCGCCATGCTCGCGGGCGTCCTGGAAACCGTCGCCGTCTACGCCATCCTGCGAAGCAGGGGCATCGTCGACCAGGCCGTCTCGCCCGAGTTTTCCGGCAACCTGCTAGCACTGTTCGGACTGTTGTCTTTCGCGATTGCGGCCCTGTTCCTGCTCTTGCAGCACAACTACAAGCGGTTGCTGGCCTATTCCAGCATCGAGCATATGGGCCTGGCGATGGTCGGATTCGGAGTCGGCGGACCGGTCGGAACCTTCGGGGGCTTATTCCACCTGGTGAATCATGCTTTTGCAAAGGCACTGGCGTTCTTTGCGGCCGGCAATATCCACAGACGATACAAAACGGTCGAGATCGGGGAGGTGCAGGGGCTTGTCAGCGTCATGCCCGGTTCCGCGTTGGCGCTGATGGTGGCGGGACTGGCCTTGGCGGCCCTGCCGCCGTTTGCGCTCTTTGCCAGCGAAATGCAGATCATTACTGCGCTGGCTTCGTCCGGACTCCCGGGCAAGTGGGGAGGGCAGGGCGTCGGCGGCTCCGTTCTGCTCCTGCTGCTGTGCAGCCTGGTGGCGTTTTCCGGATTTCTCTACCGGATCACGGGTATGGTCTGGGGGCCGGCTCCCCAGGCAGTGGAACAGGGAGAATCCTGGTCGGCCGGGCATTTCTCGCTCCTCTTCCTGGGCCTTCTGCTCGTGGGATTATGCTGGGTCTTGCCCGCACCCTTGCGCCAATTGCTGGAAGCGGCATCCGCTTTGTTGGCTGTCCGATAG
- a CDS encoding hydrogenase yields MSWLTPHVGAQLVDLGSAMLLLTCFAIVAQRRLSACVDLFALQSFFLAMTAALVAFLTGTRHIYVAAALTVAVKGLVIPHVLRRVIERLNVTRELVMNVNVPASLLICGALVMLAFFITQPIISFGHLLTRNSLAIALAIVLIGFFTMIARQKAVTQLIAFLVMENGLFLGATAATYGMPLIVELGVFFDVLVAALIAGIYTNRLQDAFDSVDTSRLSELKE; encoded by the coding sequence ATGTCCTGGCTCACCCCTCATGTCGGCGCACAGCTCGTGGATCTCGGGTCGGCCATGCTGCTCCTCACGTGTTTTGCGATCGTGGCCCAGCGCCGGCTGTCCGCCTGCGTCGATCTTTTCGCCCTGCAATCCTTCTTTCTCGCCATGACGGCGGCGCTGGTGGCTTTCCTGACCGGGACGCGGCACATCTACGTCGCCGCGGCCCTGACGGTGGCGGTCAAGGGCCTTGTCATTCCACATGTGCTTCGGCGGGTCATCGAGCGCCTGAACGTGACCCGCGAACTCGTCATGAACGTCAACGTGCCGGCGAGTCTGCTGATCTGCGGCGCGCTGGTGATGCTCGCCTTTTTCATCACGCAACCCATCATCTCGTTCGGCCATCTGCTGACCCGCAACTCGCTGGCCATCGCGTTGGCCATCGTCCTGATCGGCTTCTTCACGATGATCGCGCGGCAGAAGGCCGTCACCCAATTGATCGCGTTCCTGGTCATGGAGAACGGGCTGTTTTTGGGCGCGACCGCTGCGACGTACGGCATGCCGCTGATCGTCGAGTTGGGCGTCTTCTTCGACGTGCTGGTCGCGGCGTTGATCGCGGGCATCTATACGAACCGGCTGCAGGACGCGTTCGACAGCGTGGACACCAGCCGTCTCAGCGAGTTGAAGGAATGA